A stretch of Suncus etruscus isolate mSunEtr1 chromosome 9, mSunEtr1.pri.cur, whole genome shotgun sequence DNA encodes these proteins:
- the IRF7 gene encoding interferon regulatory factor 7, translating to MAPRPERGGSRLRFGDWLLGEVSSGHYEGLHWLDAARTRFRVPWKHFGHKDLSEADARIFKAWAMARGRWPPGGCSNDRGSADHPPESAHRAGWKTNFRCALYSTRLFVMLQDNSGDPRDPHKVFGLSSQWGCRGQSALQEDAGETVPWPGGSKPGPGPRLPSAPAGLASPAGDILSQALVQSCLQAPPVGEAWGLAPGRAAEDLAPSCSPQPPSLLAGPEAAVPVLESWPLGVAPCPVPSTPAVGELLPRAGLCGFQVGPLEVTIMYKGRTVLQEVVGQPRCVLLYGAPGPAPPPPEPQRVAFPSPAELADRKQLLYTEEVLRHVGPGLRLEQRGPELWAQRLGKCKVFWELGGPLGSSSPATAPQLLERDRDTPIFNFGCFYQELLEFRARSRQGSPRCTIYLGFGQDLSARRPKEKHLVLVKLEPRLCRALLEAAQREGASSLNSSSLGLCLSSGNSLYEELEQLLMDLEQPP from the exons ATGGCGCCGCGCCCGGAGAG AGGAGGTTCCAGGCTGCGCTTCGGGGACTGGCTCCTGGGCGAGGTGAGCAGCGGCCACTACGAGGGGCTGCACTGGCTGGACGCCGCCCGCACGCGCTTCCGAGTACCCTGGAAGCACTTTGGGCACAAGGACCTGAGCGAGGCGGACGCGCGCATCTTCAAG GCCTGGGCCATGGCACGCGGGCGCTGGCCGCCCGGTGGCTGCAGCAACGACAGGGGCAGCGCTGACCACCCGCCGGAGAGCGCACACCGGGCCGGCTGGAAAACCAACTTCCGCTGCGCGCTCTACAGCACGCGCCTCTTCGTGATGCTGCAGGACAACTCCGGGGACCCCCGGGACCCACATAAAGTGTTTGGGCTCAGCTCTCAGTGGGGCTGCAGGG GTCAGAGCGCTCTCCAAGAGGATGCTGGG GAGACTGTGCCCTGGCCGGGTGGGTCGAAGCCTGGACCCGGACCCAGGCTCCCCAGCGCCCCCGCAGGCCTGGCCAGCCCAGCGGGGGACATCCTGAGTCAGGCCCTGGTGCAGAGCTGCCTGCAGGCCCCGCCGGTGGGAGAAGCGTGGGGGCTGGCGCCTG GGCGTGCTGCTGAGGATCTGGCCCCCAGCTGCAGCCCGCAGCCCCCATCCCTGCTGGCAG GTCCAGAGGCGGCTGTGCCCGTTCTCGAGTCCTGGCCTCTCGGGGTGGCGCCCTGCCCGGTGCCCTCCACACCAGCGGTGGGAGAGTTGCTGCCACGGGCTGGGCTCTGCGGCTTCCAGGTGGGGCCCCTGGAAGTGACCATCATGTACAAGGGCCGCACCGTGCTGCAGGAGGTGGTGGGACAGCCCCGCTGCGTGCTTCTCTATGGCGCCCCCGGCCCAGCCCCGCCGCCCCCCGAGCCCCAGCGCGTGGCCTTCCCCAGCCCCGCCGAGCTGGCGGACCGCAAGCAGCTGCTGTACACGGAGGAGGTGCTGCGGCACGTGGGCCCCGGCCTGCGACTCGAGCAGCGCGGGCCGGAGCTCTGGGCTCAGCGCCTGGGCAAGTGCAAGGTGTTCTGGGAGCTGGGCGGGCCCCTGGGCTCTAGCAGCCCTGCCACGGCCCCCCAGCTGCTGGAGCGGGACCGCGACACCCCCATTTTCAACTTTGGCTGCTTCTACCAAG AGCTGCTGGAGTTCAGGGCTCGGAGTCGCCAGGGTTCCCCCCGCTGCACCATCTACCTGGGCTTCGGGCAGGACTTATCGGCCCGGAGGCCCAAAGAGAAGCACCTGGTGCTGGTGAAG CTGGAGCCCAGGCTGTGCCGCGCCCTCCTGGAAGCCGCGCAGCGGGAAGGCGCCTCCTCCCTCAACAGCAGCAGCCTCGGCCTCTGCCTGTCCAGCGGCAACAGCCTGTACGAGGAGCTGGAGCAGCTGCTCATGGACCTGGAGCAGCCACCCTAG
- the CDHR5 gene encoding cadherin-related family member 5: MGVPGAWAQVVLLLLLLMAVATEAQNSGCTIQQLIDKVTENDSEALNQPLANIRRDPGIDVILTNDSKDFFELRAQSQGQELFLNKTPDFEVQRILLANMECRSGNVVVSVPQPQATQGSRVRSCASVSPLAPPGPPKSKAESELKASRVLGVLRTEHPAPPQVGKLTMRLEVTDLNDNAPEFPEKTYTKTVPEDAKVDTIVIPAKELQATDKDVDNLLYYTLREETPHAATFFSLASRIQPGLKLRRRLNYAELPSMTFKLVVHDTENDSLVPRHSAEATLVVEVLPADLRPPWFLPCVYNDSSTCIQAQYNTTLPINVPPPKPLKMCPGPIYAVDGDWAINEKIIYSLPNEGVNSIFSIDPETGNLTMQRSVDSPTTFQFVVKAAQKSDGHYSVTQVTVEVTSNKSHVSFPLNLYRGFVVLGHGANVAVKDSADPSQPLTLRARDITFPQYNRDFQYRITDNNRFQMEGEAVLTTNHLVDPGVYTATVEANNTATQSSGSTKVEIQVLSPPTPPPGTTTNSTSSSGTSQAVTSGTVATAGTVTGTVAAPGTGTGTWTVPAGSEDGDSGTHPESESLRFSAVHMAALGGVLGALLLVTLLALSVLVHKHYGHRCCCSRSSLSQPEGYDNKTFAVDSEDNWAPASSPAPSPAPVKKAPAPPTPPSTATPSPPASPATPVAPATPEGGSTEGVRSILTKDRRSEGGYKAVWFGEDIGAEADVVVLNSPTVDAQAGSDSDRDSDQQGDSGSEDGAHGDATYI; the protein is encoded by the exons ATGGGGGTGCCGGGGGCCTGGGCCCAggtggtgctgctgctgctgctcctgatGGCTGTCGCCACAGAGGCTCAGAACTCCG GGTGCACCATCCAACAGCTCATTGATAAAGTGACAGAGAACGACAGCGAGGCCCTGAACCAGCCCCTGGCCAACATCAGGAGAGACCCCGGCATAGATGTGATCCTGACGAATGACTCTAAGGACTTCTTTGAGCTCCGGGCCCAAAGCCAAGGCCAAGAGTTGTTCCTCAACAAGACTCCAGACTTTGAG GTCCAGCGAATTCTTCTGGCAAACATGGAATGCCGGAGTGGAAATGTGGTGGTGAGTGTCCCGCAGCCCCAAGCCACCCAG GGATCCCGTGTCCGCTCCTGCGCCTCAGTCTCCCCTCTCGCACCACCCGGACCTCCCAAATCCAAAGCTGAGTCCGAACTAAAGGCCTCCCGAGTCCTCGGGGTCCTGAGGACTGAGCACCCCGCCCCACCCCAGGTGGGCAAGCTGACCATGAGGCTGGAGGTGACGGACTTGAACGACAACGCCCCCGAGTTCCCCGAAAAGACGTACACGAAGACAGTGCCCGAG GACGCCAAAGTGGACACCATCGTCATCCCCGCGAAGGAGCTGCAGGCCACGGACAAGGACGTCGACAACCTCCTGTACTACACGCTGCGGGAGGAGACCCCG CACGCCGCCACGTTCTTCTCGCTGGCCAGCAGGATCCAGCCCGGCCTCAAGCTGCGGCGGCGGCTCAACTACGCCGAGCTGCCCAGCATGACCTTCAAGCTGGTGGTGCAC GACACTGAGAATGACAGCCTGGTACCCCGACACTCAGCCGAGGCCACTCTGGTCGTGGAGGTGCTGCCCGCGGACCTGCGGCCCCCCTGGTTCCTGCCCTGCGTCTACAATGACTCCAGCACCTGCATCCAGGCGCAGTACAACACGACCTTGCCCATCAATGTGCCGCCG CCTAAACCCCTCAAAATGTGTCCCGGGCCCATCTACGCCGTGGACGGCGACTGGGCCATCAACGAGAAGATCATCTACAGTCTGCCCAATG AAGGCGTGAACAGCATATTCAGCATTGACCCGGAAACTGGCAACCTCACCATGCAACGGAGTGTGGACAGCCCCACAACCTTCCAGTTTGTGGTCAAA GCCGCACAGAAGTCTGACGGCCACTACTCGGTGACACAAGTGACCGTGGAAGTGACCAGCAACAAGAGTCACGTCTCCTTCCCGCTGAATTTGTACCGCGGCTTCGTGGTACTGGGCCATGGTGCAAACGTGGCCGTGAAGGACTCTGCGGACCCCTCCCAGCCGCTGACCCTCCGCGCCCGGGACATCACTTTCCCT CAGTACAACAGAGACTTCCAGTATCGGATCACGGACAACAATCGCTTCCAGATGGAGGGGGAGGCCGTGCTGACCACCAACCACCTGGTGGACCCGGGGGTCTACACAGCTACG GTGGAGGCCAACAACACAGCCACGCAGTCCTCGGGCAGCACCAAAGTGGAGATCCAGGTTCTGTCACCGCCCACCCCTCCCCCAG GCACCACCACGAATTCCACCTCCAGCTCGGGAACCTCGCAAGCCGTGACGTCAG GGACCGTGGCCACAGCAGGGACAGTGACAGGGACAGTGGCCGCGCCCGGGACCGGGACGGGGACCTGGACGGTGCCTGCAGGCAGTGAGGACGGCGACTCGGGCACTCACCCCGAGTCCGAATCCCTGCGGTTCTCTGCAGTGCACATGGCGGCGCTGGGCGGGGTGCTGGGTGCGCTGCTGCTGGTGACTCTCCTGGCCCTGTCTGTGTTGGTGCACAAGCACTACGGCCACCGGTGCTGCTGCTCCAGGAGCTCCCTG TCCCAGCCAGAGGGTTACGACAATAAGACCTTCGCGGTGGACAGTGAAGACAACTGGGCACCGGCTTCCTCGCCGGCACCCAGTCCTGCCCCTGTCAAGAAGGCCCCcgcgccccccacccccccatccACGGCGACCCCTAGCCCTCCCGCCAGTCCGGCCACTCCGGTGGCCCCGGCCACCCCCGAGGGAGGCAGCACCGAGGGTGTGAGGTCCATCCTGACCAAGGATCGGCGGTCGGAGGGCGGCTACAAGGCCGTGTGGTTCGGGGAGGACATCGGGGCCGAGGCTGACGTGGTGGTCCTCAACTCGCCCACGGTGGACGCGCAGGCCGGCAGTGACAGCGACCGTGACAGCGACCAGCAGGGCGACTCTGGCAGCGAGGACGGTGCCCACGGGGACGCCACATACATCTAG